From a region of the Mercurialis annua linkage group LG1-X, ddMerAnnu1.2, whole genome shotgun sequence genome:
- the LOC126664630 gene encoding uncharacterized protein LOC126664630 → MAESLDDGEFWLPPQFLTDDDLFTDNEKNNKNNNNTKTVKDGFTFETDVFKNFFPFELGSYGICSDLSSPVESVISSSTDESDEEDYIAGLTCKMARSKLETPTTETAKEAVLSGSPQSTLCGVGNDGCRCSQGSSRGSPNGVSKVSSPPPATWDLLHAAAGEVAKISLNQQHRQEDEPYYNNNSFYHGFNKAIVGPPRKLSPVTVPVNSSNPNFVGLQNTTQPHNSLSYQKLQVSQFQQMRQQQMMKQQQQSGGNVCWGRQTQTVVHSNRGRNHGRSIGLSPSAWPTIQQVQQQPHNQNMRALFLGNPAAKRESVGTGVFLPRRIGTPTESRKKPACSTVLLPARVVQALNLDLDNSGGVQPQFQPRFTPAASDNAARLRNSNHVSNQKRTLRPQPEINNELRLPQDWTY, encoded by the exons aTGGCTGAGAGTTTAGACGACGGTGAGTTTTGGCTGCCGCCGCAGTTCCTCACTGACGACGATTTGTTCACCGACAATGAAAAGAATAACAAGAATAATAATAACACGAAGACTGTGAAAGATGGGTTTACTTTTGAAACTGATGTTTTCAAGAATTTCTTTCCGTTTGAGTTGGGTTCGTACGGGATTTGCTCCGATCTCAGCTCTCCGGTTGAGTCTGTTATCAGTTCTTCTACTGACGAGAGTGACGAAGAAGACTATATCGCTGGGTTAACTTGCAAAATGGCTCGCTCTAAACTTGAAACTCCTACTACTGAAACCGCCAag GAAGCGGTTTTATCTGGTTCACCTCAATCAACTCTCTGCGGAGTTGGAAACGATGGGTGCAGATGTAGCCAAGGTTCAAGCCGTGGAAGCCCGAATGGAGTCTCTAAAGTTTCGTCACCACCGCCGGCGACTTGGGATTTACTGCATGCAGCGGCTGGTGAAGTTGCGAAGATTAGTTTGAATCAACAACACCGCCAAGAAGATGAACcctattataataataatagtttttatCATGGCTTTAACAAAGCAATCGTCGGTCCGCCGCGAAAACTCTCTCCGGTCACTGTTCCGGTCAATAGCTCAAACCCTAATTTTGTTGGCCTACAGAACACCACCCAGCCGCATAATTCATTATCTTACCAGAAGTTACAAGTATCTCAA TTTCAGCAGATGAGACAGCAACAAATGATGAAGCAGCAGCAACAGAGTGGTGGTAATGTTTGTTGGGGAAGGCAAACACAAACAGTGGTCCACAGCAACAGAGGAAGAAACCATGGAAGGTCTATAGGTTTGTCTCCATCTGCTTGGCCAACTATACAGCAGGTTCAACAGCAACCACACAATCAGAACATGCGTGCTCTGTTTCTTGGAAATCCTGCTGCCAAAAGGGAATCCGTCGGCACCGGGGTTTTCTTGCCTCGTCGAATCGGTACCCCCACCGAATCTCGCAAGAAGCCAG CTTGTTCGACAGTTTTACTACCAGCAAGAGTTGTGCAAGCATTGAATTTGGATTTGGACAATTCGGGCGGTGTTCAGCCGCAATTTCAGCCTCGTTTCACTCCAGCGGCAAGCG ATAATGCAGCGAGGTTGCGTAACAGTAATCATGTTTCGAATCAGAAGCGTACTCTTCGGCCACAACCAGAAATCAACAATGAATTGAGGTTACCTCAGGATTGGACTTACTGA